The proteins below come from a single Serratia fonticola genomic window:
- the hemL gene encoding glutamate-1-semialdehyde 2,1-aminomutase, producing the protein MSLHSKSESLYAQAQQLIPGGVNSPVRAFTGVGGTPLFIERADGAYLFDADGKAYIDYVGSWGPMVLGHNHPAIRNAVIEAAQRGLSFGAPTEMEVKMAELVTNLVPTMDMVRMVNSGTEATMSAIRLARGYTNRDKIIKFEGCYHGHADCLLVKAGSGALTLGQPNSPGVPADFAKHTLTCTYNDLDSVRTAFEQYPSEIACIIVEPVAGNMNCIPPLPDFLPGLRALCDKYGALLIIDEVMTGFRVALAGAQSYYDVVPDLTCLGKIIGGGMPVGAFGGRREVMAALAPTGPVYQAGTLSGNPIAMAAGFACLTEVSQVGIHQTLTELTNKLAEGLLAAAKAENIPFVVNHVGGMFGLFFTDAPTVTCYQDVMGCDVERFKRFFHLMLDEGVYLAPSAFEAGFMSVAHSDEDIQRTVDAARRCFAKL; encoded by the coding sequence ATGAGCTTACACAGTAAGTCCGAAAGTCTGTACGCCCAGGCGCAACAGCTGATCCCAGGCGGAGTCAACTCCCCAGTGCGTGCATTCACCGGTGTAGGCGGTACCCCGCTGTTTATCGAACGTGCCGACGGTGCCTATCTGTTTGATGCCGATGGTAAAGCCTATATCGATTATGTCGGTTCCTGGGGCCCGATGGTGCTGGGCCATAACCATCCGGCGATCCGCAATGCGGTGATCGAGGCGGCGCAGCGCGGCCTGAGCTTCGGCGCACCTACCGAGATGGAAGTGAAAATGGCCGAGTTGGTGACCAATCTGGTCCCAACCATGGATATGGTGCGTATGGTGAACTCCGGTACCGAAGCCACCATGAGCGCCATTCGTCTGGCGCGTGGCTATACCAACCGCGACAAGATCATCAAGTTTGAAGGCTGCTACCACGGCCACGCCGACTGCCTGTTGGTAAAAGCCGGTTCCGGCGCACTGACGCTGGGCCAGCCGAACTCACCGGGCGTGCCGGCAGACTTCGCCAAGCACACGCTGACCTGTACCTATAACGATCTCGACTCCGTGCGTACCGCATTCGAGCAGTACCCTTCAGAGATCGCCTGCATCATCGTTGAGCCGGTCGCGGGCAACATGAACTGCATTCCACCGCTGCCAGACTTCCTGCCGGGCCTGCGCGCCCTGTGTGACAAGTATGGCGCGCTGTTGATCATTGACGAAGTGATGACCGGTTTCCGCGTCGCGCTGGCCGGTGCTCAGTCTTATTACGATGTGGTACCAGACCTGACCTGCCTGGGCAAAATTATCGGTGGAGGGATGCCAGTGGGGGCCTTCGGTGGCCGCCGTGAAGTGATGGCCGCTCTGGCACCTACCGGGCCGGTGTATCAGGCTGGTACGCTGTCTGGCAACCCGATTGCCATGGCCGCCGGTTTCGCCTGCCTGACCGAGGTTTCCCAGGTTGGCATTCACCAGACCTTGACCGAACTGACCAACAAGCTGGCAGAAGGCCTATTGGCGGCGGCCAAGGCAGAGAACATACCGTTTGTCGTCAACCATGTAGGCGGCATGTTCGGGCTGTTCTTTACCGATGCGCCAACGGTCACCTGCTATCAGGACGTGATGGGTTGCGATGTCGAGCGCTTCAAGCGCTTCTTCCATCTGATGTTGGATGAGGGGGTTTATCTGGCCCCGTCGGCATTCGAGGCTGGCTTTATGTCTGTCGCACACAGCGACGAAGATATTCAGCGCACCGTCGATGCCGCACGCCGCTGCTTCGCCAAGCTGTAA
- the clcA gene encoding H(+)/Cl(-) exchange transporter ClcA, protein MTELQQQPPAASGVRLTRNYRVRQFIRQDKTPVVILIMAAVVGTLAGLLGVAFDKAVEWVQQQRLSGLASVANSWFLVWPLAFILSAVLAAFGFYLVKRFAPEAGGSGIPEIEGALEELRPVRWWRVIPVKFIGGMGTLGAGMVLGREGPTVQMGANAGRMVLDIFRMRSAEARHSMLATGAAAGLSAAFNAPLAGILFVIEEMRPQFRYNLISIKAVFIGVIMSSIVFRIFNGESPLIEVGKLASAPLNTLWLYLVLGTVFGAVGVMFNALVFRTQDMFARFHGGKMSKILLIGALLGGVCGVLGLIEPAAAGGGSALIPIAAAGNYSVGMLLFIFIARVITTLLCFGSGAPGGIFAPMLALGTLLGTAFGLFGAHLFPEYGLEAGTFAIAGMGALFAATVRAPLTGIVLVLEMTDNYQLILPMIITCLGATLVAQFMGGKPLYSAILARTLQKQQQELAEKTGKENTTNAVNT, encoded by the coding sequence ATGACTGAATTACAGCAACAGCCTCCTGCGGCTTCAGGCGTGCGCCTGACTCGCAACTATAGGGTCCGTCAGTTTATTCGCCAGGATAAAACGCCGGTTGTCATCCTGATCATGGCGGCGGTGGTAGGGACGTTGGCGGGATTGTTGGGCGTCGCTTTTGATAAAGCGGTGGAGTGGGTGCAACAGCAGCGGCTGTCGGGCCTGGCCTCTGTCGCCAACTCCTGGTTCCTGGTGTGGCCGCTGGCGTTTATTTTGTCTGCCGTGCTGGCCGCTTTTGGCTTTTATCTGGTCAAACGTTTTGCGCCAGAGGCGGGTGGTTCAGGGATCCCGGAGATCGAAGGGGCACTGGAAGAGTTACGCCCGGTGCGCTGGTGGCGGGTCATCCCGGTGAAATTTATCGGCGGTATGGGGACGCTCGGCGCTGGCATGGTGCTAGGGCGTGAAGGGCCGACGGTACAGATGGGGGCCAATGCCGGGCGAATGGTGCTGGATATTTTCCGTATGCGCAGCGCGGAAGCGCGCCACTCCATGCTGGCCACCGGTGCTGCAGCCGGTCTCTCCGCTGCGTTCAACGCCCCTCTGGCGGGGATCTTGTTCGTCATCGAAGAGATGCGGCCGCAGTTTCGTTACAACCTGATCTCCATCAAGGCGGTGTTTATCGGCGTGATTATGTCGAGCATTGTCTTTCGCATTTTTAATGGTGAAAGTCCGCTGATCGAGGTGGGTAAACTTGCTTCGGCACCGCTCAATACGCTGTGGTTGTACCTGGTGTTGGGGACGGTGTTTGGCGCGGTAGGGGTGATGTTTAACGCACTGGTGTTTCGTACGCAGGATATGTTTGCCCGTTTCCATGGTGGCAAGATGAGCAAGATCCTGCTGATTGGTGCCCTGCTAGGGGGCGTTTGTGGCGTGCTTGGGCTGATCGAGCCAGCAGCAGCGGGAGGTGGTTCGGCCTTGATCCCGATCGCGGCGGCGGGCAATTACAGCGTTGGCATGCTGCTGTTTATCTTTATCGCACGGGTGATCACCACGCTGTTATGCTTCGGCTCAGGCGCACCGGGTGGTATTTTTGCGCCGATGCTCGCCCTGGGGACGCTGCTAGGCACCGCTTTTGGTCTTTTTGGCGCTCACCTGTTCCCTGAATATGGGCTTGAGGCTGGCACCTTTGCTATTGCTGGCATGGGGGCGCTGTTTGCCGCTACCGTGCGTGCCCCGTTAACCGGTATTGTGCTGGTATTGGAAATGACCGATAACTATCAGCTGATTTTACCGATGATCATCACCTGCCTCGGCGCGACCCTGGTGGCGCAGTTTATGGGCGGTAAGCCATTGTATTCCGCCATTTTAGCCCGCACCTTACAAAAGCAGCAGCAGGAATTGGCCGAGAAAACAGGTAAAGAAAATACAACAAATGCGGTGAATACTTGA
- the dgt gene encoding dGTPase: MSGIDFKQKISFQRPFSKPIEAEEEYDIIRQFESDRGRIVNSAAIRRLQQKTQVFPLERNAAVRSRLTHSMEVQQVGRHIAKEILNRFKQEKRIDALGLSKLLDPFESIVEMACLMHDIGNPPFGHFGESAINDWFRQRLDPASCGSEPGSHDRCQVEVLRLHEGESDLNRLRSRIRHDLSHFEGNAQAIRLVYTLLKLNLTYAQVGCILKYTRPAYWASDIPASHSYLMKKPGFYLAEEAFVDRLRRELHMGEFDRFPLTYIMEAADDISYCVADLEDAVEKNIFTVEQLYQHLTQEWGEIAPGDLFDKTVASAFRKIERSAARRSSEDQFFMYLRVFTVAKLVPHAAQRFIDNLDAVYHGHFNGALLEDASPACRLLAIFKNVAFKHVFNHPEVEQLELQGYRVINGLLDIYSPLLAMSLADFSQLVREDSHRAFPIETRLFHKLSTKHRLAYVEAVEGLQHLSAEQQAIREYYFRARLLQDYISGMTDLYAYDEYRRLMAAE; the protein is encoded by the coding sequence ATGTCCGGGATCGACTTTAAGCAGAAGATCAGCTTTCAGCGGCCTTTTAGCAAGCCGATTGAAGCCGAAGAAGAGTACGACATCATTCGCCAGTTCGAGAGCGATCGCGGTCGCATCGTCAATTCTGCGGCGATACGTCGTTTGCAGCAGAAGACGCAGGTGTTTCCGCTGGAGCGTAACGCGGCGGTCCGCAGCCGTTTGACCCACTCGATGGAAGTGCAGCAGGTGGGGCGGCATATTGCCAAAGAGATCCTCAACCGTTTCAAACAGGAAAAGCGTATTGATGCGCTCGGCCTGAGCAAGCTGCTCGATCCTTTCGAGAGCATTGTCGAAATGGCCTGCCTGATGCACGATATCGGCAATCCGCCGTTTGGCCATTTCGGCGAATCTGCCATCAACGACTGGTTCCGCCAGCGGCTCGATCCCGCCAGCTGTGGCAGTGAGCCGGGTAGCCACGATCGTTGCCAGGTAGAGGTGTTACGCCTGCATGAAGGGGAGAGCGACCTTAACCGGCTGCGCAGCCGTATTCGCCACGATCTCAGCCACTTTGAGGGCAATGCTCAGGCGATCCGCCTGGTCTACACGTTGCTGAAATTGAACCTGACCTATGCGCAGGTTGGCTGCATCCTGAAATATACCCGTCCGGCCTATTGGGCGAGCGATATTCCCGCCAGCCACAGCTATCTGATGAAGAAGCCGGGGTTTTATCTGGCGGAAGAAGCCTTTGTCGATCGCTTGCGGCGCGAATTACATATGGGAGAGTTCGATCGTTTCCCTCTCACCTATATTATGGAAGCCGCCGATGATATTTCTTATTGCGTGGCCGATCTGGAAGACGCGGTAGAAAAGAACATCTTTACCGTGGAGCAGCTGTATCAGCATTTAACCCAGGAATGGGGCGAGATTGCTCCAGGGGATCTGTTTGATAAGACCGTGGCCAGTGCGTTTCGCAAAATTGAGCGCAGCGCAGCGCGCCGCAGTTCAGAAGATCAGTTCTTTATGTACCTGCGGGTATTTACCGTTGCCAAATTGGTTCCCCATGCGGCCCAGCGGTTTATCGATAACCTGGACGCGGTGTATCACGGCCATTTCAACGGAGCCTTGTTGGAGGATGCCAGCCCGGCTTGCCGCCTGCTCGCTATCTTCAAGAACGTTGCGTTCAAACACGTGTTCAACCACCCGGAAGTGGAGCAGTTGGAACTCCAGGGCTACCGGGTGATCAACGGCCTGCTGGACATTTATAGCCCGCTGCTGGCCATGTCGCTGGCCGATTTCAGCCAGTTGGTGCGGGAAGACAGCCATCGGGCGTTTCCGATAGAAACGCGGCTGTTTCACAAGCTTTCTACCAAACATCGCCTGGCCTATGTCGAGGCGGTGGAAGGTTTGCAGCATCTTTCGGCCGAACAGCAGGCTATTAGGGAGTATTATTTCCGGGCACGGTTGTTACAGGATTATATCAGCGGCATGACCGACCTTTATGCCTATGATGAATATCGTCGTTTAATGGCAGCGGAATAA
- the erpA gene encoding iron-sulfur cluster insertion protein ErpA, translated as MSDETALPLQFTEAAASKVKFLIADEENPNLKLRVYITGGGCSGFQYGFTFDDKINDGDMTIEKQGVALVVDPMSLQYLVGGAVDYTEGLEGSRFIVTNPNAKTTCGCGSSFSI; from the coding sequence ATGAGTGATGAAACAGCACTGCCCCTGCAATTTACCGAGGCAGCAGCAAGCAAGGTGAAATTCCTGATTGCTGACGAAGAGAATCCAAACCTGAAGTTGCGGGTTTACATTACCGGTGGCGGCTGCAGTGGATTCCAGTACGGCTTCACGTTTGATGACAAGATCAACGACGGCGATATGACCATCGAGAAACAGGGCGTTGCGCTGGTGGTTGATCCGATGAGCCTGCAATATCTGGTTGGCGGCGCGGTGGATTACACCGAAGGGTTGGAAGGTTCACGCTTTATCGTGACTAACCCGAATGCCAAAACCACCTGTGGCTGCGGTTCTTCATTCAGTATCTGA
- a CDS encoding TRIC cation channel family protein produces the protein MMVFWLDILGTAVFAISGVLLAGKLRMDPFGVLVLGVVTAVGGGTIRDMALANGPVFWVKDPTDLVVAMITCVLTLLLVRQPRRLPKWILPVLDAIGLAVFVGIGVNKAFAAGSGPLVAVCMGVITGVGGGIIRDVLAREIPMILRTEVYATACIVGGTVHVTAFYTFGMPLQHAMMLGMIITLGIRLAAIRWHLKLPAFILEQ, from the coding sequence TTGATGGTATTTTGGCTGGATATTCTTGGTACGGCGGTGTTTGCCATTTCCGGCGTGTTGCTGGCGGGCAAATTACGGATGGATCCCTTTGGCGTATTGGTACTGGGGGTAGTGACCGCGGTCGGCGGCGGGACGATCCGTGATATGGCGCTCGCCAACGGCCCGGTATTCTGGGTAAAGGATCCCACCGATCTGGTGGTGGCGATGATCACCTGTGTGCTTACGCTGCTGCTGGTGCGCCAGCCGCGTCGGTTACCGAAATGGATCCTGCCGGTGCTGGATGCCATCGGGCTGGCGGTGTTCGTGGGGATCGGCGTCAATAAGGCGTTCGCCGCTGGCAGTGGGCCGCTGGTGGCCGTCTGCATGGGAGTGATCACCGGCGTCGGCGGCGGGATTATCCGCGACGTGCTGGCTCGCGAGATCCCGATGATCCTGCGAACTGAAGTCTACGCCACCGCCTGCATCGTCGGTGGCACGGTGCACGTCACGGCGTTCTACACCTTTGGCATGCCGTTACAGCATGCCATGATGCTGGGGATGATCATCACGCTGGGTATCCGCCTGGCCGCCATTCGTTGGCATCTGAAACTACCGGCGTTTATCCTCGAACAGTAA
- the mtnN gene encoding 5'-methylthioadenosine/S-adenosylhomocysteine nucleosidase — protein MKVGIIGAMEEEVTLLREQIANRQTLQRAGCEIYTGQINGVEVALLKSGIGKVAAALGTTLLLEQCQPDVVINTGSAGGLAATLNVGDIVVSEEVRYHDADVTAFGYEPGQMAGCPPAFVADPALIELAENCIKQLNLNAVRGLICSGDAFINGAEPLARIRNTFPTVAAVEMEAAAVGHVCHQFGTPFVVVRAISDVADSESHMSFDEFLAVAAKQSSLMVNAMLQALAKRG, from the coding sequence ATGAAAGTAGGCATCATCGGCGCAATGGAAGAAGAAGTTACCCTGCTGCGCGAGCAAATTGCGAACCGCCAAACCCTGCAACGTGCGGGTTGTGAGATCTATACCGGCCAAATCAACGGCGTGGAAGTCGCCCTGCTCAAATCGGGCATCGGTAAAGTGGCGGCGGCTCTGGGTACCACCCTGCTGCTGGAACAGTGCCAACCCGATGTGGTGATCAATACCGGTTCCGCCGGTGGCCTGGCCGCTACGCTGAACGTGGGCGATATCGTCGTGTCTGAAGAAGTGCGCTACCACGACGCCGACGTGACCGCCTTTGGCTATGAGCCTGGCCAGATGGCCGGTTGCCCGCCAGCGTTCGTTGCCGATCCTGCGTTGATCGAGTTAGCGGAAAACTGCATCAAACAGCTTAACCTGAACGCGGTACGCGGCCTGATTTGCAGCGGTGACGCCTTCATTAACGGTGCCGAGCCTCTGGCCCGCATCCGCAACACCTTCCCAACCGTTGCCGCCGTTGAGATGGAAGCCGCCGCCGTTGGCCACGTTTGCCATCAGTTCGGCACGCCATTCGTGGTGGTACGCGCGATTTCCGACGTTGCCGATAGTGAATCCCATATGAGCTTCGACGAGTTCCTGGCAGTGGCCGCCAAGCAATCCTCGCTGATGGTCAATGCCATGCTGCAAGCCCTGGCCAAGCGCGGTTAA
- the btuF gene encoding vitamin B12 ABC transporter substrate-binding protein BtuF: MKLRLCALLSWLILGMLLPASAAQRVISLAPSTTELAYAAGMGDTLLAVSAYSDYPPAAKQLEQVASWQGINLERILALKPDLVLAWRGGNPQRVLDQLASFGIPIFYADAKNIDEIAQSLDALAQYSPHPEQAHQAAASLRQQVDELKTRYASNSPRPVLLQFGTQPLFTSSAATLQSQVLSLCGAENIFADSPVPWPQVSREQVLVRKPQAIVISGNAQQIANVKAFWGPQLDVPVIAVEEDWFNRAGPRIMLAAQSLCGQLAEIH, from the coding sequence GTGAAGCTGCGTCTGTGCGCCCTGCTGAGCTGGCTGATCCTGGGGATGCTGCTGCCTGCCAGCGCCGCCCAACGGGTGATCAGCCTGGCACCGAGCACCACGGAGCTTGCCTACGCGGCCGGTATGGGGGATACCCTGCTGGCCGTCAGCGCTTACTCCGATTATCCCCCTGCCGCCAAGCAGCTGGAACAGGTCGCCTCCTGGCAAGGGATCAACCTGGAACGGATCCTGGCGTTGAAACCCGATCTGGTTCTCGCCTGGCGTGGCGGTAACCCCCAGCGGGTATTGGATCAGCTCGCCTCCTTCGGCATCCCGATTTTTTATGCAGATGCCAAGAATATTGACGAAATCGCCCAATCGCTGGATGCGTTGGCGCAGTACAGCCCTCACCCAGAACAGGCACATCAGGCCGCAGCCAGCCTCCGCCAACAGGTAGATGAGCTGAAAACGCGCTATGCCAGCAATTCGCCAAGGCCTGTGCTGCTGCAGTTTGGTACCCAACCGCTGTTCACCAGTTCGGCGGCCACGTTGCAAAGCCAGGTGCTGTCCTTGTGCGGCGCAGAGAATATCTTTGCCGATAGCCCCGTGCCTTGGCCGCAAGTAAGCCGTGAACAGGTGCTGGTGCGTAAACCACAGGCCATCGTTATCAGCGGGAATGCCCAGCAGATCGCCAATGTGAAAGCCTTCTGGGGCCCACAGCTGGACGTGCCGGTGATTGCCGTTGAGGAAGATTGGTTTAACCGTGCTGGGCCACGCATCATGCTGGCGGCACAATCACTATGCGGTCAATTGGCGGAGATCCATTGA